In Primulina eburnea isolate SZY01 chromosome 3, ASM2296580v1, whole genome shotgun sequence, one DNA window encodes the following:
- the LOC140828702 gene encoding MAPK kinase substrate protein At1g80180-like, with translation MAGLQRSGTSFRRHGSSGLVWDDQKYFSVELRGKAKFEELSQHDQVCTITRNTYCETNTLKEVSALSDPPSPRLSGCGMCPIFGRAESHSKKQREGNKLNF, from the coding sequence ATGGCTGGTTTGCAAAGATCCGGAACATCATTTAGAAGGCACGGGTCCTCTGGGCTAGTTTGGGATGACCAGAAGTACTTCTCCGTCGAGCTCCGGGGAAAAGCAAAATTCGAAGAATTATCACAACATGACCAAGTATGCACGATTACACGCAACACGTATTGCGAGACGAATACTCTTAAGGAAGTCTCGGCATTGAGCGATCCACCTTCTCCTAGGCTCTCGGGTTGTGGCATGTGCCCGATTTTCGGGAGGGCCGAGTCACACTCCAAGAAACAACGTGAAGGGAACAAGCTTAATTTTTAG
- the LOC140825933 gene encoding NADH-cytochrome b5 reductase-like protein, with protein MAVFFRRLAKSAVAFGSQTKSNTGIRFGTLAGVSAGISSYYYFSSPNLVYLDQLNEDATPKIALNPDKWIEFKLQDKVEASHNTQLFRFSFDPNLKLGLDVASCIITRAPKQNDADGKTNYVIRPYTPISDPDAKGYFDLLIKVYPEGNMSQHFASLKPGDVVEVKGPIEKLRYNPNMKKHIGMIAGGSGITPMLQVIDAIVKNPDDNTQVSLLYANVSPDDILLKKKLDLLAASHPNLKVFYTVDKPTKDWHGGTGYVSKDMVVKGLPRPSDDTLILVCGPPGLMKHISGDKAKDRSQGELTGILKEIGFTENMVFKF; from the exons ATGGCAGTGTTTTTCAGAAGACTGGCAAAATCTGCAGTCGCTTTCGGAAGCCAGACGAAGTCCAATACTGGCATTCGCTTCGGAACTCTTGCAGGTGTATCCGCTGGAATCTCCTCTTATTACTACTTCTCCTCGCCAAATTTG GTTTACTTGGATCAACTCAATGAAGATGCTACACCAAAAATTG CCCTGAATCCGGATAAATGGATTGAATTTAAGCTTCAAGACAAGGTGGAGGCAAGCCACAATACTCAGCTATTTCG ATTTTCATTTGATCCCAATCTGAAGTTAGGTCTTGATGTTGCTTCATGCATTATTACAAG GGCTCCAAAACAAAATGATGCTGATGGAAAAACCAATTATGTGATTCGCCC TTACACTCCTATATCAGATCCAGATGCTAAGGGATACTTCGACTTATTGATAaag GTGTATCCTGAAGGTAATATGAGTCAACATTTTGCTAGCTTAAAACCAGGAGATGTGGTGGAAGTGAAAGG GCCCATCGAAAAATTGAGATACAATCCAAACATGAAGAAACATATCGGCATG ATTGCCGGAGGATCTGGAATTACTCCAATGCTTCAGGTGATAGATGCTATCGTTAAGAACCCAGACGATAATACCCAA GTATCCCTGCTCTATGCTAATGTATCTCCTGATGACATACTTCTCAAAAAGAAGCTTGACCTACTTGCTGCGAGCCACCCAAACTTGAAG GTATTCTACACTGTCGACAAGCCAACCAAGGATTGGCATGGAGGCACTGGTTACGTATCAAAGGACATGGTTGTAAAAGGCTTGCCTAGGCCCAGTGATGATACACTTATTCTT GTTTGTGGCCCTCCTGGACTGATGAAACATATATCCGGAGATAAGGCAAAGGATCGATCACAAGGAGAG CTGACTGGCATACTCAAGGAAATTGGCTTCACAGAAAACATGGTTTTCAAATTCTGA
- the LOC140828703 gene encoding RNA-binding protein involved in heterochromatin assembly dri1-like — translation MNKEGDWLCPACQHLNFKKRDPCQRCRCPKNATAAEVSSYTIQRTELMPGDWYCGGLNCVAHNYASRTSCYRCGALKDYCGYGAGMIASAGYAYDDIPGWKSGDWICTRLGCGMHNYASRMECYKCKTPRDFGGAV, via the exons ATGAACAAGGAAGGAGATTGGTTGTGTCCCGCATGCCAGCACCTCAACTTCAAGAAACGAGACCCTTGCCAACGATGTAGATGCCCCAAGAATGCTACTGCAGCCGAAGTTTCCTCGTACACAATACAGAGAACCGAGCTGATGCCTGGAGATTGGTATTGTGGTGGTCTGAATTGCGTTGCACACAACTATGCCAGTCGAACGAGCTGCTATCGATGCGGTGCACTGAAGGACTACTGCGGTTATGGGGCCGGAATGATAGCATCTGCCGGTTATGCATATGATGACATCCCTGGTTGGAAAAGTGGAGATTGGATTTGCACCAG ACTTGGATGTGGCATGCATAATTATGCTAGCAGGATGGAGTGCTATAAATGCAAGACACCTAGAGATTTTG GAGGAGCAGTCTAA
- the LOC140828153 gene encoding RNA-binding protein involved in heterochromatin assembly dri1-like translates to MNKQGDWMCPACQYINFKKRDICQRCSCPKHATSAEVSSYSIQRTELMPGDWYCGGLNCGAHNYASRMSCYRCCATKEYFGCGAGMMASAGYAYDAIPGWKNGDWICTRFGCGMHNYASRMDCYKCKKPRDFGGAE, encoded by the exons ATGAATAAGCAAGGAGATTGGATGTGTCCCGCATGCCAGTACATCAACTTCAAGAAACGAGACATATGCCAACGATGTAGCTGCCCCAAGCACGCCACATCAGCCGAAGTTTCCTCTTACTCAATACAGAGGACTGAACTGATGCCTGGAGATTGGTATTGTGGAGGTTTGAATTGCGGTGCGCACAACTATGCCAGTCGAATGAGCTGCTATCGATGCTGTGCAACGAAGGAGTACTTCGGTTGTGGGGCAGGAATGATGGCATCTGCAGGTTATGCATATGATGCCATTCCTGGTTGGAAAAACGGAGATTGGATTTGCACCAG GTTTGGATGTGGCATGCACAATTATGCTAGCAGGATGGATTGCTATAAATGCAAGAAACCCAGAGATTTTG GAGGAGCCGAGTGA